From the genome of Candidatus Defluviilinea proxima:
ACCACCTCTTGCAACTGCTGACCCTCGTGGCCATGGAACCGCCCGCATCGTTTGACGCGACAGCCTTACGCAACGAAAAAGTGAAAGTATTATCTTCCATCCGACCGATGAAGGAAGAAGAAGTTGCGTTGAACACTGTCCGCGCACAATATAAAGGATATCGCGAAGAGAACGGCGTAGACCCGCAATCGACTACGCCTACCTTTGCGGCGATCCGCATGCAGGTGGATAACTGGCGCTGGCAAGGTGTACCATTCTATTTGCGCTCCGGTAAACGCCTGAAAGAAAAACTTTCGCAGATCACCATTCAATTCAAAGAGCCGCCGCACCTGCTTTTCCCGAACAAAAGCGGAAAGCTCACGCCAAACATGCTCGTGCTTTACCTCCAACCTGATGAAGGTGTACATTGGCGCTTTGAAGCAAAGACTCCCGATACCATCTCTGACTTACACTCTGTAGACATGGAATTCCATTATGCCGACTCTTTCGGCAAGATCGCGATCCCTGAGGCCTATGAACGCCTCCTGTTGGACACGTTAACAGGAGATGCATCTCTATTCACTCGCGCAGACGAAGTGGAAACCGCCTGGAGATTAATAGACCCCATCATCACGGGCTGGGAAGCACGCAAACAGCCCATCGCTAGTTACGAGAATGGCTCATGGGGACCCGCCGAAGCAGATGAACTGCTTGCACGAGATGGCAGGAAATGGTCAACTTGGGATGGTAGAAACGAATAACAAAACAAAAGCCCGACTTTTACAGTCGGGCTTTGAATTTAATATTTCCTATTTAGTAATTACCACCCACGCGCTTGAATCTTCTGCAACAACTCTTGTCCCTCCGGACGGAAACAACGAAGCGATCTGCAACGGGGCCAGAAAGTGACTTCGCATCAACAATAACTTCTCTGCCAGTGCGATCAACTTCACACCAAAAGTGCGGATATCTGGTTCTTCGATGATGATCCGCCCGCCGGGTTTGACAACACGAAGCATTTCTTTTGCAGACGCAGATTGATCAACGACATGGTGTAAGGCATCCACCATGATAATACGTTCGAAAGAGTTGTCAGAGAAAGGTAAAGATTCTGAATACGAGCAAACAGGCCGAAACGACGAACGATGCGTTTGTTTCAACATCCCCATCGAAACATCAGCAATTACCACTTCATCTACATCTTTCAACAAGGCCGATACAACTCGCCCTGTGCCACCACCGATATCAAGTAATCTCCCATTTACGGGCAGGCCAGCCAACTCACGCATTTTATCCAACGATGAATAGGTAGCCCGCGCATAGATCGGAG
Proteins encoded in this window:
- a CDS encoding methyltransferase domain-containing protein codes for the protein MPFDHFDVIAPIYARATYSSLDKMRELAGLPVNGRLLDIGGGTGRVVSALLKDVDEVVIADVSMGMLKQTHRSSFRPVCSYSESLPFSDNSFERIIMVDALHHVVDQSASAKEMLRVVKPGGRIIIEEPDIRTFGVKLIALAEKLLLMRSHFLAPLQIASLFPSGGTRVVAEDSSAWVVITK
- the zwf gene encoding glucose-6-phosphate dehydrogenase, encoding MENGLPTSIVIFGASGDLTQRKLVPSLFNLFLKGRMPKQFRIIGYGNTAFSDDQFRAHIEEGMKQFAPYKYKDEDWSAFATNIVYQQGRYTDLEDFKKLATIITKWEVNSGNRVYYMATPPGVFPNIIDLLGLTEQLAENGGWRRVVIEKPFGTDFKSARSLNDQIHKTLNENQIYRIDHYLGKETVQNILVTRFANTIFEPLWNRNYIDHVEITVAEEVGVEHRARFYDGIGVVRDMFQNHLLQLLTLVAMEPPASFDATALRNEKVKVLSSIRPMKEEEVALNTVRAQYKGYREENGVDPQSTTPTFAAIRMQVDNWRWQGVPFYLRSGKRLKEKLSQITIQFKEPPHLLFPNKSGKLTPNMLVLYLQPDEGVHWRFEAKTPDTISDLHSVDMEFHYADSFGKIAIPEAYERLLLDTLTGDASLFTRADEVETAWRLIDPIITGWEARKQPIASYENGSWGPAEADELLARDGRKWSTWDGRNE